The Myxococcales bacterium region ACGATGATCGTCGGCGCGTCGAGCTTCGGGATGATGCCGCCGATCTCGCCGCGGAGCGCGCGCATGAGCTGATCGCAAACGAACTCGACGTCATGACGCCGCTCGGCGATGTACGCGTCCTTCGGCGCGCGCTCGAACATGGCGAGGATCTCTTCGGCCGCGCTCGCCACGGCCCACTCGGCGCCCTTCTTCTCGCCGCGGATCTTCTTCGCGACTCGCTCGTGGAGCATCGGATCGTCGAGCATCGCGAGGTACGCGTCGAGGATCGATACTTGGCTCTTGGCCGTCTCTACCGGGAGGCGCGCGGCGACCAGTCGCAGCGTCTCCTTGGCGCGATCGGCCGCCTCGCGGACGCGCAAGAGCTCGCCTTCGATCTGCGCCGTGTGAACGTTGCGACGCGTGTACGCGGCGCGCATTTCACCAATCACGAGCGCCGTTCCGACGGCCACGCCCGGCGCGCCGGCGATGCCCTTCACGGTCTCGGTGACCGTGACGTCAGGCGCCGACGGCGGCGGAAAGGTGCCGAGGTTGTCGCTCATGCTCAGCGTTGCTCGCCGAAGCGGTCCTTGATGAGCTCGCCGATGGCCAAAACGCACTCCTCGGCGCGCTCGCCGGTCGCCTTGAGGTCGATGGTTGTCCCTTTGGCGCCACAAAGGAGCAACACGCCCATGACGCTCTTGGCGTTGGCCGACTGATCGTCGCGGGAGATTTCCACTTCGCAGGGGAACTTCGCGGCGAGCTGCACGAGCTTCGTCGCGGCGCGC contains the following coding sequences:
- a CDS encoding HPr family phosphocarrier protein, giving the protein MSVATGRFTIINDLGLHARAATKLVQLAAKFPCEVEISRDDQSANAKSVMGVLLLCGAKGTTIDLKATGERAEECVLAIGELIKDRFGEQR